One window of the Zea mays cultivar B73 chromosome 3, Zm-B73-REFERENCE-NAM-5.0, whole genome shotgun sequence genome contains the following:
- the LOC100273016 gene encoding uncharacterized protein LOC100273016, giving the protein MPVASSLMAMELETDQLAWAEQQRQQNRRQTMVVCRKSDAAVAKGQQRQNASPPSPKPPPAGGLSAEAFLVLACVAVSLIVLPLVLPPLSPPPPLLLLVPVCLLLLLAALATFVPSDVRSMPSSNL; this is encoded by the coding sequence ATGCCGGTTGCTTCGTCGCTAATGGCGATGGAGTTGGAGACGGACCAACTCGCCTGGGcggagcagcagcggcagcagaaTAGGAGGCAGACCATGGTCGTCTGCAGAAAGAGCGACGCAGCGGTGGCCAAAGGGCAGCAGCGTCAGAACGCTTCGCCGCCGTCGCCCAAGCCTCCGCCCGCGGGCGGGCTCAGCGCGGAGGCGTTCTTGGTTCTGGCGTGCGTCGCCGTGTCGCTCATCGTGCTGCCGCTGGTCCTGCCGCCGCTGTCGCCCCCGCCGcctctgctgctgctggtgccggtgtgcctgctcctgctcctcgccGCGCTCGCCACCTTCGTGCCGTCGGATGTCAGGAGCATGCCATCCTCCAACTTGTAA